The sequence gaCCAAAACACCGATGATAATGATAAAGGTCTTCAAACCATCTTTTTCACGAAGAACACTTATGAAACTAGCCACGTCTCACAAACACCATGAAATTACTATCAGCGAATCCTTACACAGACTCCACCAATGATcaccaagagaaccatccagaagaatcaccattagctccacctaaccagtaagctaaTAATATATTGAACTCTAATCCAGAAAGGAAGATTAACTCCAATATCATACTCcagcacatgtcatgattaccgtgtatctgaaatAAACCATCAGAAATTTCCACTGTGATTAACAAGCTTAATCCTTTAAGTGATTCCCAAAGCCATCACCAATCTGACATacttttaccaccatcacacccaGCATACTCGCTCTGAATATATTGTGTGAATTCCCATATTAACGTGGTTCATGCTTCCGAGATAGGGCACATTCTTGAAAATCacgtgcaagccatcaagaatactttaacatagacttaagaacataaatctataacatctcgGGAATAACTTCGAAGCGTTGctggacttgcttctacatgagacctcacaaccccatcctttcttcaaactttgtaacccattgtttatagtgtatgattactaacactcTTCAAGAAGTAAATATGTAGTCCACCTCATTCAGTCTTattctgcatcccatactacatcataaaaccaaataaagaacataaacttctaccaagttgaacctccaatttgtaaatcacatcacaaacccatatttgtgtaaacaccggttgaaaccaaaatcttcaaaaaaatatttctccacccgaacaataaaccaTCGTTCAATTTAAGGTTCAATCACACATGCCTCCCttgggctctgataccaaattgttgggaaaattggcaccccgagcgcagcggaaatCAGGATCAGAAAgcgcaattggtgatttgaacgaaacgtgcgagaaataataagaaagagacagaagataaagaagcacacaaccacaacacatcatatacgtggttcacctttataggctacatccacggacaacaccagaaaaacttccattaaatcaaagaccattacatgctcttacGCAACCCAAAACAAGACCAAAgaattaacaagacatacccgagaacgccatcgaagaaaccatagaaaccaattccctaaccattcttcaaaccagcctcatgtcttctctctACACCGTCTTCACAGTTGCTAGTAACAATGGAGAAACATGGAAAtactagaaacttggtttagggaaaagccccaaacactaaacactagaacaccaaaatcctctctctacaagtttttctctcacaccgatatttACCTTCATGGTAGCACAAGATCCTCccaacaaagagaccaaaaaccTAAACACAAgattttaccactcttctaggttggattatcTCTACACCTCTATTTATAATCCTTtatatagagaacacaaacttAACCCTTAAGAAACCTTAACTTTAGGAACAAGGTTTCCTAACTTAATTCTTAAGCTCCTAAACTTTAGGAATAAGTTTTCTCAAGATAGAGTTTAACCAAAACTCCAACTCTTAACCACCGGCCAAATCCCACAACAAAGACTGCTGGTTTGTGACGGAGCCATATATGAAAAAGCGAATCAATTAAATCCACTTAGTATAGGCTACTGAAGTCTAGTAGTATCTTTTTTcaattatctttatttttattttatttttgtaaagttaAAAAAGAAATACTATTTGGTCCCCATTGTTTAATTTCTTCCTTTAAATCGAAGTATTTGTGCAGAAAATTATAATATGTTTGTACTAAGGTATTTAAGAAGTTGCAGGTGGAAGAGGCAAAGTGGCAAATTCAATAGAGCGGTGGACACTAAGAGTGCAaaacaaacataacaaaatgccgaagaatatatttatttttttgatcgataaaaaaGGATTGATTGATCATAAAAAAAGGGTGTAAAAGAATTATACCACCCTAAACAAAGTTAGGggaggagaaaagaaaagaaaagaactaGTGAAATGTGTTAAGTCACTGATTGCAAGAGCCCAAGAGAAAATGTAGTAGATTGCTTTGTTCACCACAACCATCTCATTCGTACTGACATTTGAGAAACCCTGTCATTTCTCTCCTTCCATAAACTCGAAAAAATGGCTACATGTATCAAATCTCAGACTGCAGAGCTAGCTTTAGAATGTTGAATAAGAGACCAAGCATGTAGGACTGCAGGAGCATCCAAAGGAATAGAGAAGAAACAATGCAATTTATCCATAAAAGACTTCTCAAACTTTTCTAGCAAATCTGCAATGGAGAAGAAGGTGAGAAGAAGATTCTGGCTCACTGCAAAATAAACAATTATCTGGAACTTCAATTCTTCTTCTCAAAAGAAAATATGTTGTAGGCAGCCTTATATGAGCAATAAGCCACTACGTTAAAGAATATATTTCAGTCACTACGTTACAAGCATGAGGAATTGATTGCCACTTGAATTAAGCAGATTATCGCAACTTAAAAATTAGTGTTTTGGCCTTTTTGGGATTGGTGGATCCATTAATTCTGTTTTCATGTTTAATGACTCATGGTATTTTGAAGGTAGAAAATTAGATATCTTTTAAGTTTCTTTGATTCATTCCAAGAAATTCAAGAGATTTAAGTAAAGATCAATTGGTTAAATTGGTTAAACTGGTTAAACTAGCCAGGACGGCTTATTACATGTCCATCCAAAAATATATTGGCCAAGTAAGTAAATTGAGTAAATAAACGGGAAAAAAAAGTTACGAGTTATTCTAGATTTTGGAAGACAAAAGAATTGAGTCAGAGTTATTCTAGATTTTGTAAGACAAAAGAATTGAGCCATATTATTAGTAGGGGAAagaatggatttgaggagggaaaAAAACTAGCctaaatgtatttttttctttttatcgaTCAAAAGGAATTATATTAAAAAGCACACAAGTCGTGCGCGAACGAATACAACCCAAAGAGAGTCAAGCAACCCTAACCAAAgcgaaagcacaaagaaaaatcTAAGCCAAAGGTTCCAGGGATAATCAAAAAGCATCAAAGGCCTTGACATACCCTAGCCTAAATGTAGTCAACATATTGTCAAAGTCGAGCAAataaaaagacataaaataacattgAACCAGATATCCGGTACCGACACTGGATTAGAATACCACATTGTGCCATTGGCGGATATCTGGATTTCAATCCATTTATCTCGTTAAAGTGCTTGAAAAGTAGCAACAGAGGTTTCGAATTTTGGTTAAGCAAGTGGTTTCATTTAAAACTCTCAACAAAACCTTCACGAGGATCTTCATTTTTCGCTAACTTAAATGGTGTGTTTCCTGTGTAAACTTTTACATCGTCATCATACCAATAAaccaaaaaattggaaaaaataacTTTCAGTTTCGCTTTTTTCCATGATGATCACAGATATTTGTTAGTTGGTTGGTCATGTTTTTACATTTGAACACACGTAAACTGCTTCCTTTTGGCTTGAATACTCTATAAACAACACTTGCATAAAACCCAGACGTATCCACCTGCACTTATTGAGTTACCGACAAAAAACCCCGGCATTTTTGAGAAAGTCATGATATCAATGACCAAAAAAAGGCAGAGACCTAATGAAGATAATCACTCCTTCAATTGGTAtgaaattttttgtttgttttcgcTTTTTGGTGGAGCCATTCAACCAAAATCAGGAGGAGCCATAAATTTATCCGTAGAATTTGGTAGATTTGTTTCTCTCCTGAGGTTACATCTTGAGGAAAGGGTAATGACTAATTAGCAATGCTTTTCATATTTTCTGAAGTTAAATTTCGCATTATCTTGGGCCATGTAGAACACATATCTAAATAGCTCAGACAGGTAGCAAACAAGACCCTAATCCACCTAAATAATCATGAGCTAAATATATACACACACGAAACATACCATTTTCAGCGCCCAGAGAACTACGGGGCTAACACTCAAACTATCAACATTGTTATTAATAGCTGCAAACAATTACAAAACATTCATCTCTGGTTTATCTCTAAGTATTTGCTTTATCCTACACAGATTGTATACGTATAAGTAGGTCATTTCCTTCTTTGCTCTAAAATGTGTCCAGTCCTGTAATTCTCTTTCTATCTTTTCATTCTAATATAGAAAACTTAGTTTAAATTAGTTTCctgagccaaaaaaaaaataaatcttctcGTGGGTACGTACTACTCATCCAAGAAAATATAACGATCCGGAAACCAAAACATGGAAATTTGATTTGCAACTAACATACACATGGATTTAGTGAACTTACTGTGACAGTGTCACAGTAGTAAATCAACAATGACGGTGGATGTAAACAACAAACACGTTGGCTTTTAGCCTACAATATCGATATCACTAGCTAAGAACTAACTTTTAATGGGCACTGCAAGAACTTTGGGAAACGACTCGTGATTTGAAACCGGAATCGTCTGAAACTTGCAATCGCCCGCCAACAGTGTTACCCCGGCTGCGTTAATGTTAGTATCTTCAAAGTTTATTGTGTTAATGAGTTGAAGTAAAATTTGTTCTTGTTCTTTACCATCGGTCCATTCGTGAATTTCTGCCTTGATTAGTGATGGGTCACTGGAAATTAGTTCCCAGAGTGGGTAGTCTTTTCTTGGCATAAGACGGTCGGATGGCTCGAGCTTCAAACTTGGGCAGTAATCACCCTTTCCATCTCCAAGATAGATAATTCTCTTCTTGCCATCTGCGTAAGCTTCTGCTTTGATCCGGTCAAATATTATACCCTGTATTAACATAAACATTTCAATTAGCCAACTAATATTCTTCTAATAAAGTATTAGCTGAGAAGCATGTGACTAGATTTCTTGTCCATTGCATGTTCCTCAATGTAAGGATCAAGTTCAACTAATTGAGTCATCTTGATGATTCAAAAACACGGCTTCGACGTGTTTAAGGATTAAAAAAAAGCTGAATTATGAGATTAATTTACCTTGCACATGTTGGGAGGGCAGATGGGACAACCATGACAAGCAGTAGTGCAACCATGAGGAGCAGTGGTGAAATCATGGTATGGGAAGATTCTTAATCTTCCTTGGTCATCGACGAAACCCGGGTTCGTGTTGATTTCTGAGAAGTAACCTGACAACCCATGATGTTCTAGTATTGTTTCAATGAAGAACAGATTTGCGTCACTCAAAATTTTCAATTCACACCtggaataaaaaacaaaaaacaaaatgagACCCGTTTGATAATTACATGTAAAATACTTGGAAAATTTTATTGGAAATCAAGAAATTACCCAAGAGCATGAGCTGATTTAATGGCTGAAATGATATTAGCATCCAATGGAGCGCGTCTCAAAACATTGGCAATGTCTTCAATTGTCTTCCCATTAGAGTGAAGCTCTAACATCATCTTATCCTGAAACATAAATAAATCACAAATGAAATTAAAACTCCAGATTCTGAAATCTAACATTTTTTTGATTCATAAATCAACAATGGGGCATCAAAATGATCTCCGAAAACATATTTCAGTCAAAAATGCGAAAACAGAGGAAACATACCATGAGAGTATTCCAGGGCATGGTAGGCAAGAGTTCATCAAACAATTGAGTGAAACCCAATTCATCAATGACATAATTATCACTATCGTG comes from Papaver somniferum cultivar HN1 chromosome 7, ASM357369v1, whole genome shotgun sequence and encodes:
- the LOC113294962 gene encoding inorganic pyrophosphatase 1-like, whose protein sequence is MAGIVILFDFDKTIIDHDSDNYVIDELGFTQLFDELLPTMPWNTLMDKMMLELHSNGKTIEDIANVLRRAPLDANIISAIKSAHALGCELKILSDANLFFIETILEHHGLSGYFSEINTNPGFVDDQGRLRIFPYHDFTTAPHGCTTACHGCPICPPNMCKGIIFDRIKAEAYADGKKRIIYLGDGKGDYCPSLKLEPSDRLMPRKDYPLWELISSDPSLIKAEIHEWTDGKEQEQILLQLINTINFEDTNINAAGVTLLAGDCKFQTIPVSNHESFPKVLAVPIKS